One window of the Saccopteryx bilineata isolate mSacBil1 chromosome 2, mSacBil1_pri_phased_curated, whole genome shotgun sequence genome contains the following:
- the GJB6 gene encoding gap junction beta-6 protein: protein MDWGTLHTFIGGVNKHSTSIGKVWITVIFIFRVMILVVAAQEVWGDEQEDFVCNTLQPGCKNVCYDHFFPVSHIRLWALQLIFVSTPALLVAMHVAYYRQEAARKFRRGEKRNEFKDLEDIKKQKVRIEGALWWTYTSSIFFRIIFEASFMYVFYFLYNGYHLPWVLKCGIDPCPNLVDCFISRPTEKTVFTIFMISASVICMLLNVAELCYLLLKVCFRSKRAQTQKTHPNHALKESKQNEMNELISDSGQNATTGFPS from the coding sequence ATGGATTGGGGTACCCTGCACACTTTCATCGGGGGCGTGAACAAACACTCCACCAGCATTGGAAAGGTGTGGATCACAGTCATCTTCATCTTCCGTGTTATGATCCTTGTGGTGGCTGCTCAGGAAGTGTGGGGGGACGAGCAGGAAGACTTTGTCTGCAACACTCTGCAGCCGGGATGCAAAAACGTGTGCTATGACCACTTTTTCCCCGTGTCCCACATCCGGCTGTGGGCCCTGCAACTCATCTTTGTCTCTACCCCTGCCCTGCTAGTGGCGATGCACGTTGCCTACTATCGACAGGAAGCTGCCCGCAAATTCAGgcgaggagagaagagaaatgaattCAAAGACTTGGAAGACATTAAAAAGCAGAAGGTCCGGATCGAGGGAGCCCTGTGGTGGACATACACCAGCAGCATCTTTTTCCGAATCATCTTTGAAGCCTCCTTTATGTATGTGTTTTACTTTCTGTACAATGGGTACCacctgccctgggtgctgaagtgTGGCATCGACCCTTGCCCCAACCTCGTCGACTGCTTCATCTCCAGACCTACAGAGAAAACCGTGTTCACCATTTTCATGATCTCTGCCTCGGTGATCTGCATGCTACTCAATGTGGCCGAGCTGTGCTACCTTCTGCTAAAAGTGTGTTTCAGATCCAAAAGGGCCCAGACGCAAAAAACCCACCCCAATCATGCCCTAAAGGAGAGCAAGCAAAATGAAATGAATGAGCTGATTTCAGATAGTGGTCAAAATGCAACCACAGGTTTTCCAAGTTAA